A single Anatilimnocola floriformis DNA region contains:
- a CDS encoding cupin domain-containing protein, whose protein sequence is MNRTILLLCIVIVLGAGGLMLAQHHADAERVKVLSAQDIIEKLDGKDAKVTVVEVTIAPGQGGLPHRHPGPGFVYVAEGEYELGINDLPVKRYKAGETFYEATGVLHRVSRNPATKGNTRLIAFVLHPRDAKEIAVPEKAAEKPTEK, encoded by the coding sequence ATGAACCGCACTATTCTGTTGCTCTGTATCGTAATTGTCCTCGGCGCTGGCGGGTTGATGCTGGCCCAGCATCACGCAGATGCCGAACGAGTCAAGGTGCTGTCGGCACAAGACATCATTGAGAAACTCGATGGCAAGGATGCAAAAGTAACTGTCGTTGAAGTGACCATCGCTCCCGGCCAAGGGGGACTGCCCCACCGACATCCGGGGCCCGGCTTTGTGTACGTCGCCGAAGGGGAATACGAACTCGGCATCAACGATCTGCCGGTGAAGCGATACAAGGCAGGCGAGACTTTTTATGAAGCCACGGGCGTGCTGCATCGCGTCTCGCGAAATCCAGCCACCAAGGGAAACACGCGACTGATCGCCTTCGTGCTGCATCCGCGCGATGCCAAGGAAATCGCTGTTCCAGAAAAAGCGGCCGAAAAGCCAACGGAAAAATAA
- the gluQRS gene encoding tRNA glutamyl-Q(34) synthetase GluQRS produces the protein MSGGNLLARDIGRLAPSPTGAQHVGNARTFLLAWLSARSRAGRLILRMEDIDSPRIKVGAAQQAVEDLRWLGLDWDAGPDIGGPQFSYVQTERLNLYQAALQQLKDRELIYPCTCTRSEVAAAASAPHAGQEGPRYPGTCAQNTAARADELAVGTYAWRLRTTDKVRTYHDGLVGEVRCNVFQELGDFVIAKADGTPAYQLAVVVDDHDMQISEVVRGDDLLPSAFRQLELYELFGWQPPRFIHVPLVVGEDGRRLAKRHGDTRLATLREAGIRSEQLIGLLAHSCNLRPSTAPVTARELLADFDWRRVSRERFVFTAAMHNWLAQP, from the coding sequence ATGAGCGGCGGCAATTTACTCGCGCGTGACATCGGCCGACTAGCGCCGTCGCCAACGGGTGCGCAGCATGTAGGGAATGCGCGGACTTTTCTGCTGGCCTGGCTGTCGGCTCGAAGTCGCGCCGGCCGGCTGATTTTGCGGATGGAAGACATCGACAGTCCGCGCATCAAAGTCGGTGCGGCCCAGCAAGCCGTCGAGGATCTTCGCTGGCTGGGGCTCGATTGGGATGCAGGCCCCGACATCGGCGGGCCGCAGTTTTCGTACGTGCAAACCGAGCGGCTCAATCTGTACCAAGCGGCGCTCCAGCAACTGAAAGACCGCGAGTTGATCTATCCCTGCACATGCACGCGCAGCGAAGTGGCGGCTGCCGCGAGTGCTCCGCATGCAGGGCAAGAAGGCCCGCGCTATCCAGGCACTTGTGCGCAGAACACGGCAGCGCGAGCCGATGAATTAGCCGTGGGAACTTACGCTTGGCGGCTGCGCACGACCGATAAGGTCCGCACTTACCACGATGGTCTGGTCGGTGAAGTTCGCTGCAATGTCTTTCAAGAACTGGGCGACTTCGTGATCGCCAAAGCCGACGGCACGCCGGCCTATCAACTCGCCGTTGTCGTTGACGACCACGACATGCAGATCAGCGAAGTGGTTCGCGGCGATGATTTGCTGCCGAGTGCTTTTCGGCAACTCGAGTTATATGAACTCTTCGGCTGGCAACCGCCACGGTTCATTCACGTGCCGCTGGTGGTCGGTGAAGATGGCCGGCGACTCGCCAAACGCCATGGCGATACACGACTCGCGACGCTGCGCGAGGCCGGAATTCGCAGCGAACAGCTGATTGGTCTGCTCGCTCACTCTTGTAATTTAAGACCGAGCACAGCGCCGGTTACCGCGCGAGAGTTACTTGCTGATTTCGACTGGCGTCGCGTGAGCCGCGAACGATTTGTGTTCACAGCGGCGATGCACAATTGGTTGGCTCAACCGTAG
- a CDS encoding VWA domain-containing protein, with protein MSMRSQFWLAGLTVLIFGFAANAAPPAGETARLATFESAAGETFFAASLVPAQGSDPQQINEVVVLFDTSASQAGVLRDDALAALRGMLAKLSPQDRVKLIAVDLNAVEMSRGFVAPNSPDMQAALAKLQQRAPLGATDMPIALEAAAASFAPGNAAHSVVYLGDGNSKANLLTTDRLAATVDRLVKSRAAVTSYAVGKGINTSGLAALANQTGGMLRTMGNDPTVNGAALAAAVQAGVIWPVSATLPENMTAHYPANVPPFRTDRDTILVGKLSSRAATPIKIAAEMNGKAVELNWNMSPEKSQEDFSFLPRLVEVARPDRGISLPTVGTIGLREAAIMTMQSAEQLSKLGQEALASGNTQGALHVAHAALARDPRNPGAMALRDAAQRQAGVAPAANRGEPDLNLVKLQQPGAPAAEGQPLLTEEGAPLIRQFDELNQVNQQKMQAEVERQLNDARRIMASSPDNAEDALKRIQFMVDSTPDLAAETRQQLRARVETAIREARRIAVEAREKLTIVQEKEAVGKELERINLELRLGEERLAQIMARYTSLMEEGRYVIADDEVATQVELLDRQAARTRQNADLLAESVTTAGRMQRGYYQLAEVQRLRRKNFLEALYQVEHSHIPFPDEPPIIYPPAERWEELTLRRKKYASVDLAKQGSKEEKVYKALGEDTTLEFVDTPLKDVIAFIADQHDITIVLTKKIEDAGVQPDQPVTRNLKQISLRSALRLLLGDLNLTYMVKDEVLKITTIEDAQSPENMSTKVYPVGDLVVPIQNNSILGGVLGQLGGAGGFGGQQGGGGGGFGGGGGGFGGGGQQGGGGGLFAVEDDLNLGSKKPAAGAQAPAPQAQAPAAPVEPEVRRPVTAAGKRIAATTQAEWDAYFAAKREAIVEEVEPIRRTSFQSEAPESKLAAALMADCRQTVRELVAEKKFDQVSTLIQSAIRNGCVEHWMYEALSLAMQASNAPPQDLERALMSAVDFANSEDEVLFIAVYMTKAGLYQRALKICQQVTAANPSRHDAYLQGLALAQRLNDTKGIEWACVGILSQSWPKEQMYLAANAFRLAKATHDQLIADKKPAEAKALDEAVRQAAVRDLVIMVKWTGDADIDISVDEPAGTNCSFRQPRSTSGGMLVGDVSSADSVKTTDGYQEVYVCSEAFDGKYRLALNNVWGKPTGGKVTVDIITHYGTPEQKVIHEQIPINAKGAIVQFEMKDGRRQDPLPEAQVAQVARIQNAVNQAILAQQMANLNNGSTASNSFNNGLGQQAALANRFGFNRGGAVGYRPQITVLPEGAQFLANAVISADRRYVRVSPSPSFTLIAEVYTFNFVSGQQTQQQGGQGQNGQGGQGGGGGGFGGGGFGGGGGFF; from the coding sequence ATGTCGATGCGCAGTCAATTCTGGCTGGCAGGTCTGACGGTCTTGATCTTTGGTTTCGCCGCAAATGCTGCTCCTCCCGCGGGAGAAACAGCGCGACTGGCGACCTTTGAGAGCGCCGCCGGCGAAACGTTTTTCGCCGCGAGTCTCGTGCCCGCACAGGGCAGCGACCCGCAACAAATCAATGAAGTTGTCGTGCTATTTGACACTTCGGCCAGCCAGGCCGGTGTGTTGCGCGATGACGCCCTCGCCGCTTTGCGCGGCATGCTGGCCAAGCTCTCGCCGCAGGATCGCGTCAAGCTGATCGCGGTCGATCTGAATGCCGTGGAAATGTCGCGCGGCTTTGTCGCGCCGAATAGTCCCGACATGCAAGCCGCGCTGGCCAAGCTCCAGCAGCGTGCTCCGCTCGGCGCCACCGACATGCCGATCGCGCTCGAAGCAGCCGCCGCGAGCTTTGCTCCTGGCAACGCTGCTCACAGCGTCGTTTATCTCGGTGATGGCAACAGCAAGGCCAACCTGCTGACGACCGATCGTTTGGCTGCCACCGTCGATCGCCTGGTGAAGAGCCGGGCCGCTGTCACCAGCTATGCCGTCGGCAAAGGTATTAACACCTCCGGCTTAGCCGCATTGGCCAATCAAACCGGCGGTATGCTCCGCACGATGGGCAACGATCCGACGGTCAACGGTGCTGCTCTCGCGGCCGCCGTGCAAGCTGGCGTGATCTGGCCAGTGTCGGCCACTCTGCCCGAAAACATGACTGCTCACTATCCAGCCAATGTGCCGCCGTTCCGCACCGATCGCGATACGATCCTCGTCGGCAAGCTCTCGTCGCGAGCTGCCACGCCGATCAAGATCGCTGCCGAAATGAATGGCAAGGCCGTTGAGTTGAACTGGAATATGTCGCCCGAAAAGTCGCAGGAAGATTTCTCCTTCCTGCCGCGGCTCGTGGAAGTTGCCCGACCAGATCGTGGCATTTCGTTGCCCACCGTCGGCACGATTGGTCTGCGTGAAGCAGCCATCATGACGATGCAAAGCGCCGAACAACTGTCGAAACTCGGTCAAGAAGCACTCGCCTCGGGTAACACCCAGGGCGCATTGCACGTCGCTCACGCCGCTCTCGCTCGCGATCCTCGCAATCCTGGTGCGATGGCTTTGCGTGATGCTGCCCAGCGTCAAGCCGGTGTGGCTCCTGCCGCCAACCGTGGCGAACCGGACCTGAACCTCGTCAAACTGCAGCAGCCCGGTGCTCCGGCCGCCGAAGGCCAACCGCTGCTCACCGAAGAAGGCGCTCCGCTGATTCGCCAGTTCGACGAACTGAACCAAGTGAATCAACAAAAGATGCAAGCCGAAGTTGAGCGTCAGCTCAACGACGCTCGCCGCATCATGGCCAGCAGCCCGGACAATGCCGAAGACGCTCTCAAGCGAATTCAGTTCATGGTCGATTCGACCCCCGATCTGGCCGCCGAAACTCGTCAACAGCTGCGTGCTCGCGTCGAAACGGCAATTCGTGAAGCTCGCCGCATCGCGGTCGAAGCTCGCGAAAAGCTGACGATCGTGCAAGAGAAAGAAGCCGTTGGCAAAGAGCTCGAACGGATCAACCTCGAACTCCGCCTCGGCGAAGAACGCCTGGCACAGATCATGGCTCGCTACACTTCCTTGATGGAAGAAGGCCGCTATGTGATCGCTGACGATGAAGTGGCCACGCAAGTGGAACTGCTCGATCGCCAGGCTGCTCGCACCCGGCAGAACGCTGACTTGCTCGCCGAATCGGTAACGACCGCCGGCCGCATGCAACGCGGTTACTATCAGCTGGCCGAAGTGCAACGTCTTCGCCGGAAGAACTTCCTCGAAGCCTTGTACCAGGTCGAACATTCGCACATTCCTTTCCCGGACGAACCGCCGATCATTTATCCGCCGGCCGAACGTTGGGAAGAACTGACGCTGCGTCGTAAGAAGTACGCGTCGGTCGACCTTGCCAAGCAAGGGAGCAAGGAAGAAAAGGTTTACAAAGCCCTCGGTGAAGACACGACGCTGGAATTCGTCGACACGCCCCTCAAGGACGTGATTGCCTTCATCGCCGATCAGCACGACATCACGATCGTCCTCACCAAGAAGATCGAAGACGCCGGCGTGCAGCCCGATCAACCGGTTACGCGTAACCTCAAGCAGATCAGCTTGCGGTCGGCTCTCCGCTTGCTCCTGGGCGATCTCAACCTGACCTACATGGTGAAGGACGAAGTGCTCAAGATCACCACGATCGAAGACGCACAGAGCCCCGAAAACATGTCGACCAAGGTGTATCCGGTCGGCGACTTGGTCGTGCCGATTCAGAACAACTCGATTCTGGGTGGTGTTCTCGGTCAGCTTGGTGGCGCCGGTGGTTTCGGTGGCCAACAAGGTGGCGGTGGTGGTGGTTTCGGCGGCGGTGGTGGTGGTTTCGGCGGCGGTGGTCAACAAGGTGGTGGCGGCGGTTTGTTCGCTGTCGAAGACGACCTGAACCTCGGCAGCAAGAAGCCGGCTGCTGGTGCTCAAGCCCCTGCTCCGCAAGCTCAAGCCCCTGCGGCTCCGGTTGAACCAGAAGTTCGCCGTCCGGTCACTGCGGCCGGCAAGCGGATTGCTGCCACGACGCAAGCCGAATGGGATGCTTACTTCGCTGCCAAGCGAGAAGCGATCGTCGAAGAAGTTGAACCCATCCGTCGTACTTCATTTCAATCGGAAGCTCCAGAATCGAAGTTGGCTGCCGCACTGATGGCTGATTGCCGTCAAACGGTTCGCGAGTTGGTGGCTGAAAAGAAGTTCGACCAGGTTTCGACTTTGATCCAATCGGCCATCCGCAACGGTTGCGTCGAACACTGGATGTACGAAGCTCTCAGCCTGGCCATGCAAGCCAGCAACGCTCCGCCGCAAGATCTCGAACGGGCTCTGATGTCGGCGGTCGATTTTGCCAATTCGGAAGACGAAGTACTCTTCATCGCGGTCTATATGACCAAGGCCGGCCTGTATCAACGGGCCCTCAAGATCTGCCAGCAAGTCACGGCTGCGAATCCTTCGCGGCACGACGCTTACTTGCAAGGTCTGGCCCTGGCCCAACGCCTGAATGACACCAAGGGCATCGAATGGGCTTGCGTCGGTATCCTCAGCCAATCGTGGCCGAAGGAACAGATGTATCTGGCCGCGAATGCCTTCCGCTTGGCCAAGGCCACGCATGATCAACTCATCGCGGACAAGAAGCCAGCCGAAGCCAAGGCTCTCGACGAAGCTGTTCGTCAGGCTGCCGTTCGCGATCTGGTGATCATGGTGAAGTGGACCGGCGATGCCGACATCGACATCTCGGTTGATGAACCGGCCGGCACGAACTGCTCGTTCCGTCAGCCTCGCTCGACCAGCGGCGGCATGTTGGTGGGCGATGTCTCGTCGGCTGACTCGGTGAAGACCACCGACGGTTATCAAGAAGTGTATGTCTGCAGCGAAGCCTTTGATGGCAAGTATCGTCTCGCCCTGAACAACGTGTGGGGCAAGCCCACCGGTGGCAAGGTGACGGTCGACATCATCACCCACTACGGCACGCCCGAGCAGAAGGTGATTCACGAACAGATTCCGATCAACGCCAAGGGCGCGATCGTTCAGTTCGAAATGAAAGATGGCCGTCGTCAGGATCCGTTGCCGGAAGCTCAAGTCGCTCAGGTTGCCCGCATTCAAAACGCGGTCAATCAGGCGATTCTCGCTCAGCAGATGGCCAACCTGAACAACGGCTCGACTGCTTCGAACAGCTTCAACAACGGCCTGGGTCAGCAAGCAGCTCTCGCCAATCGCTTCGGCTTCAACCGGGGTGGTGCGGTTGGTTATCGTCCGCAAATCACGGTGTTGCCCGAAGGTGCTCAGTTCCTCGCCAACGCGGTGATCTCGGCTGACCGGCGTTACGTTCGCGTTTCGCCCTCGCCGTCGTTCACGTTGATCGCGGAAGTCTATACCTTCAACTTCGTCAGCGGCCAGCAGACGCAGCAACAAGGTGGCCAAGGCCAGAATGGTCAGGGCGGCCAAGGTGGCGGCGGTGGCGGCTTCGGTGGCGGTGGCTTCGGTGGTGGTGGCGGTTTCTTCTAA
- a CDS encoding DUF1559 family PulG-like putative transporter, whose translation MSRSRANCRVSQRTAFTLVELLVVIAIIGVLVALLLPAVQAAREAARRSQCSNNLKQMALGMMNYEDSLKTLPPGRTGCDGDSSYQCNGFTTGGGTIGWSAFVHTLPYIEQSSLFNKIDNITVAPWGVNTGWDNATNMEVVSARPKFMVCPSESAKPFVDNQPSSGKKAATGNYGLCGGHLGPPNGSPIKHINTGVFVYRSTFRLADITDGTSSQFLLGETKNSDGYLDNVPNGTAPNMWTTGSRFMTLRTTANPLNTKPSLGAFVDNTNGPSNAAFGSLHPGGAQFAFVDGHVSLITNQINFVTYQRLSQRADGEVVGDY comes from the coding sequence ATGTCTCGTTCTCGGGCGAATTGTCGCGTGTCGCAGCGAACTGCGTTCACGCTAGTCGAACTGCTGGTCGTGATTGCGATCATCGGCGTCTTGGTGGCGCTACTCTTGCCGGCTGTGCAAGCCGCTCGTGAAGCAGCTCGCCGTTCGCAATGCTCGAACAATCTGAAGCAGATGGCGCTCGGCATGATGAACTACGAAGACTCGCTCAAGACGCTGCCGCCGGGCCGCACTGGTTGCGACGGCGATTCGTCGTATCAGTGCAACGGCTTTACCACTGGTGGCGGAACAATCGGCTGGAGCGCCTTCGTCCACACGCTACCGTATATCGAACAGTCGTCTCTATTCAACAAAATCGACAACATTACCGTAGCACCGTGGGGCGTGAATACTGGTTGGGACAACGCCACAAACATGGAAGTCGTTTCGGCTCGGCCGAAGTTCATGGTCTGCCCGAGCGAAAGCGCCAAGCCGTTCGTCGATAATCAACCCAGCAGTGGTAAGAAGGCAGCGACCGGCAACTACGGGCTGTGTGGTGGTCACTTAGGTCCACCGAATGGCTCGCCGATTAAGCACATCAATACGGGCGTGTTCGTTTATCGTTCGACCTTTCGCCTGGCAGATATCACCGACGGCACGAGCAGCCAGTTTTTGCTGGGTGAAACCAAGAACAGCGACGGATACCTGGATAATGTTCCTAACGGCACCGCGCCGAACATGTGGACCACCGGCTCTCGCTTTATGACACTGCGAACGACGGCTAACCCGTTGAATACGAAACCAAGCCTCGGCGCCTTTGTCGACAACACCAACGGCCCGTCGAATGCGGCATTTGGCAGCTTGCACCCGGGTGGTGCGCAGTTCGCCTTCGTCGATGGCCACGTGAGCCTGATTACCAATCAAATCAATTTCGTGACTTACCAACGGCTGTCGCAGCGGGCCGACGGTGAAGTGGTGGGAGATTACTAA
- a CDS encoding tetratricopeptide repeat protein, which translates to MQDSASFAKNASLTGSTTLASRFEQGCQLVEAGKLPEALNILAECAAGEPSRADYVDTWLGALLQNPAAAVEDRPAAFAALAQLSQEEHWHEVLQQGQLLLRDFPRRTPLLQTLATASASLGYFEAADCYLAAALEISAEQPDLLRQRAKLLAQLRRYDEALETWMHLERVSPDDAGAAGAIASLAIERSRRRHGLKRRVEDFWATAPKPRVRIQPKPPTDNVYGSLASPQKNIAAPVQRTQLQELELAVREFPSHADNYLQLTPLYLERGRDQEAERMLNRGRAATGNNPRVVALWEEVAVKVFEDRVAHARRDAAEHPSANSQTALAQILRERDKLETAVYTSRLQREPGNLALQYELGVRLKRSAKLHDAMKHLQLALGELTVRALAAFELGECHLQLNDVPQALRFYRMASETALTDQAAARKHALYQASVLALRMKLLKNAVRYLRELNRIDPKFRDAATLLQNAQATLSTAESKAASAGRRVSNSSPTV; encoded by the coding sequence ATGCAAGATTCAGCGTCTTTCGCAAAGAATGCGTCACTGACAGGGTCCACCACCCTGGCCAGCCGTTTTGAGCAAGGCTGCCAACTGGTGGAAGCGGGCAAGCTTCCCGAAGCCCTGAACATTCTCGCCGAGTGCGCCGCCGGTGAACCAAGCCGGGCCGACTACGTCGATACTTGGCTCGGCGCGCTCCTCCAAAACCCAGCCGCCGCTGTGGAAGACCGCCCCGCGGCCTTCGCCGCGCTCGCTCAACTCAGCCAGGAAGAACATTGGCACGAAGTGCTGCAGCAAGGACAACTCTTGCTGCGCGACTTTCCCCGCCGAACTCCGCTGCTCCAAACCTTGGCCACTGCTTCGGCATCACTCGGCTACTTTGAAGCAGCCGATTGCTATCTCGCAGCCGCTCTGGAAATTTCTGCCGAGCAACCCGATCTGCTGCGGCAACGGGCCAAGCTCCTCGCCCAGCTGCGCCGTTACGACGAAGCGCTCGAAACCTGGATGCACCTGGAACGAGTCTCGCCCGACGATGCAGGCGCCGCCGGCGCGATCGCTTCGCTCGCCATCGAACGGAGTCGCCGTCGTCATGGGTTGAAACGGCGCGTCGAAGACTTCTGGGCCACCGCGCCCAAGCCGCGCGTTCGTATTCAACCCAAGCCGCCGACCGACAATGTTTACGGATCGCTGGCCTCTCCGCAAAAGAACATCGCCGCGCCCGTGCAACGCACGCAGCTGCAAGAGCTTGAGCTCGCCGTGCGCGAGTTCCCCTCGCATGCCGACAATTACTTGCAACTCACGCCGCTCTACTTGGAGCGAGGCCGTGATCAAGAAGCAGAGCGCATGCTCAACCGAGGCCGAGCCGCGACTGGCAACAATCCACGCGTCGTTGCCTTGTGGGAAGAAGTCGCCGTCAAAGTCTTTGAAGATCGCGTGGCTCACGCTCGTCGCGACGCCGCCGAACATCCTTCGGCAAATTCGCAGACCGCACTCGCACAAATTCTCCGCGAGCGCGATAAGCTCGAGACCGCCGTTTACACTTCGCGTTTGCAACGCGAGCCCGGCAATCTGGCGCTGCAGTATGAGCTCGGCGTGCGGCTGAAACGCTCGGCGAAGTTGCACGACGCGATGAAGCATCTCCAATTGGCCTTGGGTGAACTCACCGTGCGAGCGCTCGCCGCCTTTGAGCTCGGCGAATGCCATCTGCAGCTCAACGATGTACCGCAAGCGCTGCGGTTTTATCGAATGGCATCGGAAACCGCGCTCACCGATCAGGCCGCCGCTCGCAAGCACGCGCTCTACCAGGCGTCGGTCCTCGCGCTCCGCATGAAACTGCTGAAAAACGCAGTGCGCTACCTGCGCGAGCTCAATCGCATCGACCCCAAGTTTCGCGATGCCGCGACACTGCTGCAGAATGCCCAAGCCACGTTGAGCACCGCGGAATCGAAGGCCGCGAGCGCCGGTCGGCGTGTTTCCAACTCGTCGCCCACGGTTTAA
- a CDS encoding DUF4198 domain-containing protein, producing the protein MNILSKIALTLLFASLLVCTGCEQGSKIVPVEGQVLLDGQPLAWGSVMVVPTAGESAFGRLDAQGRFKLCMTIDGRDGCPVGTGHIVAVNSAEAISETHHRRYAPEIYDKPQNSPLKVDIKEPKKDWIIELKGDGKKYPYEFKT; encoded by the coding sequence ATGAATATTCTGTCAAAAATCGCCCTGACGTTGCTGTTCGCGTCGCTGCTGGTTTGCACCGGTTGCGAGCAAGGCTCAAAAATTGTTCCGGTCGAAGGCCAAGTGTTGCTCGATGGCCAGCCCTTGGCCTGGGGCAGCGTGATGGTGGTGCCCACCGCCGGCGAATCGGCGTTCGGCAGGCTCGATGCGCAGGGACGTTTCAAGCTGTGCATGACCATCGACGGCCGCGATGGCTGCCCTGTCGGCACTGGGCACATCGTCGCCGTGAACTCGGCGGAAGCAATTTCCGAAACCCATCATCGCCGGTATGCACCGGAGATCTATGACAAGCCGCAAAACAGCCCACTGAAAGTCGACATCAAGGAGCCGAAGAAGGACTGGATTATCGAGCTCAAGGGAGACGGCAAGAAGTATCCGTATGAGTTCAAGACTTAG
- a CDS encoding response regulator: MTKKVLVADDSSTMRKIILRSLQAVGVPDAAEAGDGEEAVNMFKAGTYDLVLTDWNMPKKNGLDVIREIRQVNATVPIIMVTTEAEKTRVMEAIQAGVSDYLVKPFTADMLRQKLEKFEG, translated from the coding sequence ATGACCAAGAAAGTTCTCGTCGCTGACGATTCCAGCACCATGCGCAAGATCATCCTGCGTTCTCTCCAAGCCGTGGGCGTGCCCGATGCCGCCGAAGCGGGCGACGGCGAAGAAGCGGTCAACATGTTCAAGGCCGGCACCTACGACCTGGTGCTGACCGACTGGAACATGCCGAAGAAAAACGGCCTGGATGTGATTCGCGAGATCCGTCAGGTCAACGCCACCGTGCCGATCATCATGGTCACCACCGAAGCGGAAAAGACCCGCGTCATGGAAGCCATCCAAGCTGGCGTGAGCGACTACCTCGTCAAGCCGTTCACGGCGGATATGCTCCGGCAGAAGCTGGAAAAGTTCGAAGGCTAA
- a CDS encoding SDR family oxidoreductase, whose translation MKIVVIGGSGLIGSKLVALLRNKGHEVLAASPSKGVNAVTGEGLSAAIQGATVVVDVANAPVWEDQAVLEFFEKSTQNLLAEEKAAGVKHHVALSVVGTDRLLTSGYFRAKMAQEKLIAAGTVPYTVVRATQFFEFVGAIAQSATDGQTVQLPPAMMQPIVSDDVAAALAEVALAEPENGIVEIAGPEKIRMDELVRIFLTSKGDARQVATNGQARYFGIDVNDQSLTPGANPRLGRTRFTDWLTTGAV comes from the coding sequence ATGAAGATCGTCGTGATCGGTGGTAGTGGTTTAATTGGTTCGAAACTCGTCGCACTGCTACGCAACAAAGGGCACGAAGTGTTGGCGGCATCTCCTTCGAAGGGGGTGAACGCGGTCACGGGCGAAGGACTGAGCGCCGCGATTCAGGGAGCAACGGTGGTTGTCGACGTCGCCAACGCACCCGTGTGGGAAGACCAGGCCGTGCTCGAGTTCTTTGAAAAATCGACGCAAAATCTGTTGGCAGAAGAAAAGGCAGCCGGCGTGAAGCACCACGTCGCGCTGTCGGTGGTCGGCACCGATCGGCTGCTCACGAGCGGATATTTTCGCGCGAAGATGGCGCAGGAAAAACTGATCGCAGCCGGCACGGTCCCGTACACCGTCGTCCGAGCGACGCAGTTCTTTGAGTTTGTTGGCGCGATTGCCCAATCGGCGACCGATGGTCAGACGGTGCAGTTGCCGCCGGCGATGATGCAGCCGATTGTGTCCGACGACGTGGCCGCTGCGCTGGCCGAAGTCGCACTGGCCGAACCGGAGAACGGCATCGTGGAAATTGCCGGGCCAGAAAAGATCCGGATGGATGAGCTTGTGCGCATCTTCCTCACTTCGAAGGGAGACGCGCGGCAAGTTGCAACCAATGGCCAGGCCCGCTACTTCGGCATCGACGTGAACGATCAAAGCCTCACGCCAGGCGCCAATCCGCGTCTGGGAAGAACGCGGTTCACGGACTGGCTGACAACAGGCGCGGTGTAG